Proteins from one Flammeovirgaceae bacterium genomic window:
- the gldJ gene encoding gliding motility lipoprotein GldJ, with protein MNKMKYYKGLLFLVGGSLIISSCSLLGGGGGKPSATNPGQMSTATGLAYNDVDAGGFEVTPFEGQPDAPNTVFIEGGRAIMGSFEEDVMKYRDNIERTVSVASFYMDETEIANIHWLEYLHYLAKDSTQEVYSAALPDTTVWVGKLAFNDPYVDHYLRYPGFRYFPVVGVSWTQANNYAVWRTRAVNVQLAEQSGEQYAETDGRIPLESGIVIPAYRLPTEAEWEYAAQALIGTQWLEEMQTHQRIYPWDGHALRNPYGKQMGFFLANFKRGRGDYAGIAGRLNDGALITSYIYEFPPNDYGLYNMAGNVSEWVMDVYRPMSYQDFDDLNPIRRDGFLDDVRGYNSNSEQNPQGFTSLITDKARVYKGGSWKDVAYWMSPGTRRYLDQDSATATIGFRCAMIRAGSNY; from the coding sequence ATGAATAAAATGAAGTACTACAAGGGTCTACTTTTTTTGGTTGGCGGCTCCCTCATTATTTCGTCATGCTCGCTGTTGGGCGGGGGCGGGGGCAAGCCTAGCGCCACAAACCCCGGGCAAATGAGTACTGCCACTGGCCTGGCCTATAACGATGTGGACGCAGGGGGATTCGAGGTGACGCCCTTTGAAGGACAGCCCGATGCGCCAAACACCGTCTTCATTGAGGGGGGACGCGCCATCATGGGATCGTTTGAGGAAGATGTGATGAAGTACCGTGACAATATTGAAAGGACCGTTTCCGTGGCTTCCTTCTATATGGACGAGACCGAGATTGCCAATATCCACTGGCTTGAATACCTCCACTATCTCGCCAAGGACTCCACACAGGAAGTATATTCTGCCGCCCTGCCAGACACCACCGTTTGGGTAGGCAAGCTGGCCTTTAACGACCCCTATGTTGACCATTACTTAAGGTATCCCGGTTTCCGTTATTTTCCCGTGGTGGGCGTAAGCTGGACCCAGGCAAACAACTATGCCGTGTGGAGGACGCGTGCCGTAAACGTGCAACTCGCGGAGCAATCCGGTGAACAATATGCGGAAACCGATGGCCGTATCCCGTTGGAATCCGGTATCGTTATCCCGGCCTACCGTCTCCCCACCGAAGCGGAGTGGGAATATGCCGCGCAGGCCCTGATAGGGACACAATGGCTGGAGGAAATGCAAACGCACCAGCGCATATACCCCTGGGATGGCCACGCCTTGCGTAACCCTTACGGAAAACAAATGGGCTTCTTCCTGGCCAACTTTAAGCGCGGCCGGGGCGACTATGCCGGTATTGCCGGACGCCTAAACGATGGTGCCCTGATCACCTCCTATATCTATGAATTTCCACCCAACGACTATGGCCTTTACAACATGGCCGGCAATGTAAGCGAGTGGGTAATGGACGTGTACCGTCCTATGTCCTACCAGGATTTCGATGACCTAAACCCTATCCGCAGGGATGGGTTTTTGGACGATGTAAGGGGCTACAACAGCAACAGCGAACAAAACCCGCAAGGCTTTACCTCCCTTATCACGGACAAGGCGCGCGTTTACAAAGGAGGCTCCTGGAAAGACGTGGCCTATTGGATGTCGCCCGGGACCAGGCGTTACCTCGACCAGGATTCCGCAACGGCCACCATTGGGTTCCGTTGTGCCATGATCCGCGCAGGCTCGAACTACTAA
- a CDS encoding ComF family protein — protein sequence MGILNDFVSLFFPRYCLACANSLVGGEDTLCTRCLVHLPKAHYGLTDNPVKDRLLGRLPLAYAGAFLQLKKGGIVQKMLHQLKYKHHPEIGVKLGKVYGHDLKRAGLNEAFDLIVPVPLHASRLRKRGYNQSAKFAEGLGYVLGVPWDETISVRKASTKTQTSKTKLERWENVKGVFAVAQAEKIAGKRILLVDDVITTGATLEACGMHLVSNGCAQLSVACIAEAQLGT from the coding sequence ATGGGCATATTGAACGATTTTGTTTCGCTGTTCTTTCCCCGGTACTGCCTTGCCTGTGCCAATTCATTGGTGGGCGGGGAAGACACGCTTTGTACCCGGTGCCTCGTCCACCTTCCCAAGGCCCATTACGGCCTCACGGACAACCCGGTAAAGGACCGGTTGCTTGGAAGGCTGCCCCTTGCCTATGCCGGGGCATTTTTACAATTAAAGAAGGGGGGCATCGTGCAAAAAATGCTTCATCAACTCAAGTACAAACACCACCCGGAGATCGGTGTTAAATTGGGGAAAGTATATGGCCACGACCTGAAAAGGGCGGGACTGAACGAAGCCTTTGACCTGATCGTGCCCGTGCCGTTGCATGCGTCCCGGTTGAGGAAAAGAGGCTATAACCAAAGTGCCAAGTTTGCCGAAGGCCTGGGCTACGTGCTGGGCGTCCCATGGGACGAAACCATTTCCGTGCGAAAGGCCAGCACCAAGACGCAAACCAGTAAAACAAAACTGGAGCGTTGGGAGAATGTGAAAGGCGTGTTTGCCGTTGCCCAAGCGGAAAAAATAGCCGGGAAAAGGATCCTGCTCGTGGATGACGTCATCACCACAGGGGCCACCCTCGAAGCCTGCGGGATGCACCTGGTAAGCAACGGCTGTGCACAACTTAGCGTGGCCTGTATCGCAGAGGCACAATTGGGCACGTAA
- a CDS encoding carboxymuconolactone decarboxylase family protein: MSQVKQFNEYRSKMNEKILASDSLIIKRIFNLDTNAYAEGALDAKSKELIGLTCSLVLRCDDCVRYHLEKCKEVGFSTAQVNEAMGVATLVGGTIVIPHLRRAFEYWEELHGHV; encoded by the coding sequence ATGAGCCAGGTAAAGCAATTTAATGAATACCGGAGCAAGATGAACGAAAAGATACTTGCTTCCGACAGCCTTATTATCAAACGCATCTTCAACCTCGACACCAATGCTTACGCGGAAGGGGCGTTGGACGCGAAGTCCAAGGAACTCATTGGCCTTACCTGCTCCCTGGTGCTGCGGTGCGATGACTGTGTGCGGTACCACCTCGAAAAATGCAAAGAAGTGGGCTTTTCGACCGCGCAGGTCAATGAAGCCATGGGCGTGGCCACGCTGGTAGGGGGGACCATAGTAATACCGCACTTAAGGCGGGCGTTCGAATACTGGGAAGAACTGCATGGCCATGTATAA
- a CDS encoding ATP-binding protein, whose amino-acid sequence MDNFRIEIPSLSENIRMIESFIDNAKEKFHLNDDIYGNIMIAVTEAVNNAIRHGNENLSTRNVTLRLSLEDGLIKFRVEDEGRGFDYHNLPDPTAPENIEKPGGRGIFLMKHLSDEVDFKEEGKVVELSFYINN is encoded by the coding sequence ATGGACAATTTTCGTATTGAAATCCCTTCCCTTTCAGAAAACATAAGGATGATAGAGAGCTTTATCGACAATGCGAAGGAGAAGTTCCACCTCAATGACGACATCTACGGCAACATAATGATTGCCGTGACCGAGGCCGTCAACAATGCCATTCGCCACGGCAATGAAAACCTATCCACCAGGAACGTGACCCTGAGGCTTTCCCTGGAAGACGGGTTGATCAAGTTTAGGGTCGAGGACGAGGGCAGGGGATTTGATTACCACAACCTCCCTGACCCCACCGCGCCCGAAAACATAGAAAAGCCCGGGGGCAGGGGCATATTCCTGATGAAGCACCTTTCAGACGAGGTGGACTTCAAGGAAGAGGGCAAAGTGGTGGAACTCAGTTTCTATATCAACAATTAA
- the ybeY gene encoding rRNA maturation RNase YbeY, which produces MAVRFFTEDVAFSLPCPRKASTWIKEAIKKEKGQPGELNYIFCSDRHLLSLNQQYLRHDTLTDIITFDYSEGKEDISGDIYISIDRVGENAIRFKVPFEEELHRVMAHGVLHLLGYKDKTPADKALMRKKEEACLSLRK; this is translated from the coding sequence ATGGCCGTCCGGTTCTTTACCGAAGACGTTGCCTTCAGCCTGCCCTGCCCCAGAAAGGCCAGTACCTGGATAAAAGAGGCCATAAAAAAGGAAAAAGGCCAACCCGGTGAGTTGAACTATATTTTTTGTTCAGACCGGCATTTGCTTTCCCTCAACCAACAATACCTCCGGCACGACACCCTTACGGACATTATTACGTTCGACTATTCCGAAGGGAAGGAGGATATCTCTGGGGACATTTATATAAGCATAGACCGGGTAGGTGAAAACGCCATCCGTTTCAAGGTGCCCTTTGAAGAAGAACTTCACCGGGTGATGGCCCATGGTGTGCTTCACCTGTTGGGTTATAAAGACAAAACCCCCGCTGATAAGGCGCTAATGCGCAAAAAAGAAGAAGCTTGCCTATCTTTGCGCAAATAA
- the mnmG gene encoding tRNA uridine-5-carboxymethylaminomethyl(34) synthesis enzyme MnmG, whose amino-acid sequence MFREYDVIVVGGGHAGCEAAAAAANMGSKVLLVTMNMATIGQMSCNPAMGGVAKGQIVREIDALGGYSGIVSDRSMIQFRMLNRSKGPAMWSPRTQNDRMKFAEEWRKALEQTPNVDFWQEMVKGLLVKDGKVIGVKTSLGLEIKSKAVVLTNGTFLNGLIHIGEKHFGGGRTGEKAATGITEQLIQLGFESGRMKTGTPPRVDGRSLDYSKMEEQPGDERPGKFSFTGTQPLGKQMSCWITYTNENVHQELAKGFDKSPMFQGRIQGIGPRYCPSIEDKINRFADKDRHQIFVEPEGWNTVEIYVNGFSTSLPEDVQYQALTKIPGFEKAKMFRPGYAIEYDYFPPTQLKRSLETQLIDNLYFAGQINGTTGYEEAACQGLMAGINAHNKINGNEALVLKRSEAYIGVLIDDLVNKGTIEPYRMFTSRAEYRILLRQDNADLRLTETGHKIGLADGQRLQRVLEKKEKVNELIGELEKLKLDPASVNGNLAGLKSAIIRERVPVVNFLKRPEIGMQELKKVHTAINDYLSGFPQDVQEQAEIQVKYITYIDREEKLAQKIEGLEHYKIKPDFDYDRVKALSAEAREKLKKIKPETLGQASRISGVSPADVSVLTIYMGK is encoded by the coding sequence ATGTTTAGGGAATACGATGTGATTGTGGTAGGAGGGGGGCATGCCGGGTGTGAGGCCGCTGCCGCTGCCGCCAATATGGGTTCAAAAGTCCTTTTGGTCACCATGAATATGGCCACCATTGGCCAAATGTCATGCAACCCTGCCATGGGTGGTGTGGCCAAAGGCCAGATAGTACGGGAAATAGATGCCCTTGGCGGATACTCCGGTATTGTGTCGGACAGGTCCATGATTCAGTTTAGGATGCTCAACCGATCCAAGGGGCCTGCCATGTGGAGCCCCCGGACCCAAAACGACCGCATGAAATTCGCAGAAGAATGGAGGAAAGCCCTGGAGCAAACGCCCAATGTGGATTTTTGGCAGGAAATGGTAAAAGGGCTATTGGTAAAAGACGGCAAGGTCATTGGGGTGAAAACCTCACTGGGGCTGGAGATAAAATCAAAAGCCGTGGTCCTTACCAACGGCACCTTCCTCAACGGGCTCATTCATATTGGGGAAAAACACTTTGGCGGGGGAAGGACAGGCGAAAAAGCCGCTACCGGCATCACGGAACAACTTATACAGTTGGGGTTTGAGTCGGGGAGGATGAAAACCGGCACGCCCCCAAGGGTGGATGGCAGGTCGCTGGATTACTCAAAAATGGAGGAACAACCGGGCGATGAGCGTCCGGGAAAATTTTCTTTCACCGGCACACAGCCCCTAGGCAAGCAAATGAGCTGTTGGATCACTTACACCAACGAAAATGTGCATCAGGAACTGGCAAAGGGTTTTGACAAATCGCCCATGTTCCAGGGACGGATACAGGGGATCGGGCCACGGTATTGCCCCTCCATAGAAGATAAAATCAACCGGTTTGCGGATAAGGACCGCCACCAGATATTTGTGGAGCCGGAGGGGTGGAACACGGTAGAAATATATGTGAACGGCTTTTCCACCTCATTGCCGGAAGATGTTCAATACCAGGCACTTACCAAAATCCCGGGTTTTGAAAAGGCAAAAATGTTCCGTCCAGGCTATGCCATCGAGTACGATTACTTTCCCCCTACCCAGTTAAAACGCTCCCTTGAAACGCAACTTATTGATAACCTGTACTTTGCGGGCCAGATCAACGGTACTACCGGCTATGAAGAGGCCGCTTGCCAGGGCCTGATGGCAGGCATAAACGCACACAACAAAATCAACGGGAATGAGGCGCTGGTCCTCAAAAGGTCGGAGGCCTACATAGGGGTGCTCATCGATGACCTGGTCAACAAAGGCACCATCGAGCCTTATCGCATGTTTACCTCCCGCGCGGAGTACAGGATATTGCTCCGGCAGGACAATGCCGATTTGCGCTTAACGGAAACCGGGCATAAGATTGGGTTGGCCGATGGCCAGCGCCTGCAAAGGGTATTGGAAAAAAAGGAAAAGGTGAACGAACTCATTGGCGAGCTGGAAAAACTGAAACTGGACCCTGCCTCGGTCAACGGAAACCTGGCCGGGCTAAAGTCTGCCATTATCAGGGAAAGGGTGCCGGTGGTCAATTTTCTAAAGCGCCCCGAAATTGGAATGCAGGAGTTGAAAAAAGTACACACGGCCATCAACGATTACCTGTCGGGATTTCCCCAGGACGTACAGGAGCAGGCCGAGATACAGGTGAAGTACATTACCTATATCGACAGGGAAGAAAAACTGGCACAAAAAATCGAAGGGCTTGAGCACTACAAGATAAAACCGGACTTCGATTACGACAGGGTGAAAGCGCTCTCTGCCGAAGCCAGGGAAAAACTGAAAAAAATAAAACCGGAAACACTCGGCCAGGCATCAAGGATCAGTGGCGTGTCGCCTGCAGACGTCTCGGTGCTTACTATATACATGGGAAAGTAA
- a CDS encoding class I SAM-dependent methyltransferase — MQTEWVKICPVCKGTVFETVMQCTDHTYSHQPFVLQQCPSCQLLLTNPRPGPNAIGGFYQSDEYISHNRKARSFFDWAYLKARNHTLQWKHKLIASRKATGAILDYGCGTGEFIHYMAHKDWGAYAVEPSGLARGKARQLAAGKPLPIYESLEGLGGKKFDVITLWHVLEHVPHPGQLLATLKAKLNEGGLVFVAVPNHESYDARHYKQHWAAYDVPRHFWHFAQANMVQLLQQNGLAHLETIPMKLDAYYVSLLSEKYKNNLHHNLATPFMAMRTAWKSNAEARKTSNYSSLTYIAGHA, encoded by the coding sequence ATGCAAACGGAGTGGGTAAAAATTTGTCCGGTTTGCAAAGGCACGGTATTTGAAACGGTGATGCAATGCACAGACCACACCTATAGCCATCAACCTTTTGTCCTGCAACAATGCCCATCGTGCCAACTGCTGCTAACCAACCCCCGGCCCGGCCCCAATGCCATCGGTGGTTTTTATCAATCGGATGAATACATTTCCCACAACCGCAAGGCCAGGTCCTTTTTCGATTGGGCCTACCTGAAGGCGAGGAACCATACCCTGCAATGGAAACACAAACTGATTGCTTCCCGCAAGGCCACAGGGGCCATCCTGGATTATGGTTGTGGCACGGGCGAGTTTATCCATTACATGGCCCATAAAGATTGGGGCGCTTATGCGGTAGAACCCTCCGGGCTAGCCCGGGGCAAAGCCAGGCAGTTGGCGGCCGGCAAACCCTTGCCCATATACGAATCCCTTGAAGGGCTGGGGGGAAAAAAGTTTGATGTCATTACGCTCTGGCACGTATTGGAGCACGTTCCCCATCCCGGCCAACTCCTGGCCACGTTGAAAGCGAAATTGAACGAAGGCGGCCTGGTTTTTGTGGCCGTGCCCAACCACGAGTCATACGATGCGCGCCACTATAAACAGCATTGGGCGGCATACGATGTGCCCCGCCATTTTTGGCATTTTGCCCAAGCCAACATGGTGCAATTGCTCCAGCAAAATGGGCTGGCCCATTTGGAAACCATCCCCATGAAATTGGATGCCTACTATGTTTCTTTGTTGAGTGAGAAGTACAAAAACAATTTGCACCACAACCTGGCAACGCCCTTCATGGCTATGCGCACCGCATGGAAGTCAAATGCGGAGGCCCGAAAAACGTCAAATTATTCCAGCCTTACCTATATTGCCGGCCATGCGTAG
- a CDS encoding Ig-like domain-containing protein, producing MRRVIVGFAAFFYILLLWGCANQTTPTGGPKDETPPRLLRSVPANKERNFKGKNIELVFDETVALNNPKDEILISPTTQQEVEFKVRKNIVTITPKEGWKDSTTYSISFREGIRDITENNAPQNLKLAFSTGPSIDSMLVAGRVKMAMDIKIPEKITVALYERDTFNIFEDKPNYFTLIDKKATYSLENIKRGTYYIYAFKDNNKNLKVESRTEKFAFLANPIDLTGPVDSLVLPLVGMDMRPLAINYIRNNGLLTKIKFNKNIVGYQVRTGNGQGFAHSFGDDQTEVSIYNPKPIKDSLEVFLHASDSIQSLVDTVFYIKPVTANSIPADFKSTAGPIGYNLKTNLVVQEFTFSKPVKSIHFDSLFIRLDSLNKIPLTKKDITYDTIFKKLKIAKAVPFDSLFRKPPPPPLPGDGTGKTKGQEPLPRARPLLPPQPELTLAKGAIISQEGDTLKPQKFVVPEIKKQSTGTLLVKVDTQEPYYIVQLTGTDGTVVEEAANVKEYAFEYLAARNYRIRVIIDRNNNGKWDPGNFFTREEPEPTWFYKTQDKKYDFPIRANWELGPIMLIF from the coding sequence ATGCGTAGGGTAATTGTTGGTTTTGCCGCTTTCTTCTACATCTTGTTGCTTTGGGGCTGTGCCAACCAGACAACCCCCACCGGTGGGCCAAAAGACGAAACCCCGCCCAGGTTGCTCAGGTCTGTCCCCGCCAATAAAGAGCGCAACTTCAAGGGTAAGAACATTGAATTGGTTTTTGATGAAACCGTGGCCCTCAACAACCCAAAAGATGAAATACTGATATCCCCGACAACCCAACAGGAGGTCGAGTTCAAAGTAAGGAAAAACATAGTAACCATAACGCCAAAGGAGGGCTGGAAGGACAGCACCACCTATTCCATATCCTTCAGGGAAGGGATAAGGGACATCACCGAAAACAATGCGCCTCAAAACCTGAAGTTGGCATTTAGCACCGGGCCATCGATTGATTCAATGTTGGTGGCCGGCAGGGTCAAGATGGCCATGGACATAAAAATCCCGGAAAAAATCACGGTGGCCCTTTATGAACGGGATACCTTCAACATATTTGAAGATAAGCCAAACTATTTCACGCTTATCGACAAGAAGGCAACCTATAGCCTGGAAAATATCAAAAGGGGCACCTACTATATCTATGCCTTCAAAGACAACAACAAAAACCTGAAAGTGGAAAGCCGGACGGAAAAATTTGCCTTTCTCGCAAACCCTATTGACCTGACAGGCCCGGTGGACTCACTTGTACTGCCCCTGGTGGGGATGGACATGCGCCCCCTGGCCATCAACTACATCCGGAACAACGGCCTCCTGACCAAAATAAAATTCAACAAAAACATTGTCGGATACCAGGTCCGCACCGGGAACGGCCAAGGCTTTGCCCACTCTTTTGGTGACGACCAAACCGAAGTGTCGATCTACAATCCCAAGCCCATTAAGGACAGCCTGGAAGTATTTCTCCATGCCTCCGACAGCATACAATCACTGGTGGACACGGTCTTTTACATCAAACCGGTGACGGCAAACAGTATACCTGCGGATTTTAAATCCACGGCCGGCCCCATTGGGTACAATCTCAAAACAAACCTGGTAGTGCAGGAATTTACATTCTCCAAACCGGTAAAGTCCATCCATTTCGACAGCCTCTTCATTCGGTTGGATTCATTGAACAAAATACCGCTTACGAAAAAAGACATCACGTACGACACTATCTTCAAAAAACTAAAAATAGCCAAGGCCGTTCCGTTCGATTCGCTTTTCCGGAAACCACCACCCCCTCCTTTGCCAGGGGATGGCACGGGAAAAACCAAAGGCCAGGAACCCCTGCCACGGGCACGGCCACTCCTTCCTCCCCAACCCGAACTGACCCTTGCCAAAGGGGCAATCATAAGCCAGGAAGGCGACACGTTAAAACCTCAAAAATTTGTGGTGCCGGAAATAAAAAAACAGTCCACTGGCACATTGCTGGTAAAAGTGGACACCCAGGAACCGTATTATATTGTTCAGCTAACGGGAACGGACGGTACGGTGGTGGAGGAAGCGGCCAACGTAAAGGAATATGCATTTGAATACCTTGCCGCGCGCAATTACAGGATAAGGGTAATTATTGACAGGAACAACAATGGAAAATGGGACCCCGGTAACTTCTTTACCAGGGAGGAGCCCGAACCCACCTGGTTTTATAAAACCCAGGACAAAAAGTACGATTTCCCCATTCGGGCCAATTGGGAACTAGGCCCGATAATGTTGATATTTTAG
- a CDS encoding tetratricopeptide repeat protein, with protein MHSPYNTYLNYIFNRITLGCLLCALTFGTSLAQDRSEIQIANEYVLKGEKEKALKVYEGLAKNVVNIPFIHNDYLNLMLDLGKYKDAEDYVERLIRKHDDRFNYRLDLGLVYIRSGDVPKAEKQFKSVIKANANDIYRIKSISDYLASQRLTDYAVMAMQEARQVHANQTLFTLELANLYRLQGNRDAMVGEYLNYVTQTPGNINYVKNLLQILLTKPEEMEALERLLYEEVQKNPDSEVYADLLIWTNLQQKNFYGAFIQARAFDKRFKSEFSKTLEIANIALSNEDFENADRGFSYVVKEYGNTDNYLPARLGQIRAREAKVKKSYPVSKDSVRYLIGEYQSFVDSYPNNPNAYEAILNQAMLFAYQLDEKDAAIGKLGMLIENPRVAPYIKAKAKLELGDIYMLKEEPWESTLLYSQVERSQRETPIGYEAKLRNAKLSYYKGDFALAQEHLDILKEATTREIANDAMDLSIRIKENTAFDSTGTALKEFAAIELLLHQNKVDSALLRIAGLKKGIMPSRAADSTMATFSNATILDDVYWLEAQIRLKRGEFDQSYALLQKILDEYGEDILADDAFFMQGDILEHYKHDKEAAMKVYLEFLNRFPGSVYAAEARKRYRQLRGDFDHQPFQ; from the coding sequence ATGCACAGCCCTTATAATACTTATTTAAATTATATATTTAATAGAATAACATTAGGGTGTCTGCTATGTGCATTAACCTTTGGGACCTCGCTGGCACAAGACCGGTCTGAAATTCAAATTGCCAATGAATACGTCCTAAAAGGGGAAAAGGAAAAAGCGTTGAAAGTATATGAGGGCCTGGCAAAAAATGTTGTCAACATTCCATTCATACATAACGATTATCTCAACCTAATGTTAGACCTTGGCAAGTACAAAGATGCCGAGGATTATGTGGAAAGGCTTATTCGTAAACATGACGACCGTTTTAATTACCGTCTCGATCTTGGTTTGGTTTACATCAGGAGTGGGGACGTCCCAAAAGCCGAAAAGCAATTCAAAAGTGTTATCAAGGCCAACGCGAACGACATTTACAGGATCAAATCCATTTCTGATTATTTGGCTTCGCAACGCCTTACGGACTATGCCGTTATGGCCATGCAGGAAGCAAGGCAGGTACATGCCAACCAGACGCTCTTTACGCTGGAACTGGCCAATCTTTACCGCCTGCAGGGAAACCGGGACGCCATGGTGGGGGAGTACCTCAATTACGTTACGCAAACCCCGGGTAACATCAATTATGTAAAGAACCTTTTGCAAATACTGCTCACCAAGCCCGAAGAGATGGAAGCGCTGGAGCGGTTACTGTATGAAGAGGTGCAAAAGAACCCGGATTCGGAAGTCTATGCCGATCTATTGATATGGACCAACCTGCAGCAAAAGAATTTTTATGGGGCCTTTATCCAGGCGAGGGCCTTCGACAAACGGTTCAAAAGCGAATTTTCAAAAACATTGGAAATAGCCAACATAGCGCTGAGCAATGAAGACTTTGAAAACGCTGACAGGGGTTTTTCCTATGTGGTAAAGGAATATGGCAACACCGACAATTACCTCCCTGCACGCCTTGGCCAGATACGCGCGCGGGAGGCCAAAGTGAAAAAAAGCTATCCTGTGAGTAAGGATTCGGTGCGCTACCTGATTGGCGAATACCAGTCGTTTGTGGACAGCTACCCGAACAACCCCAATGCCTACGAGGCCATTTTAAACCAGGCAATGCTCTTTGCCTACCAGTTGGACGAAAAAGATGCGGCCATTGGGAAACTGGGCATGCTTATCGAAAACCCCCGGGTAGCGCCCTACATCAAGGCAAAGGCAAAGCTCGAACTGGGCGATATCTATATGCTCAAAGAAGAGCCCTGGGAATCGACCCTGTTGTATTCCCAGGTGGAACGCTCTCAGCGGGAAACCCCCATTGGATATGAAGCCAAGCTCCGCAACGCAAAACTGTCTTACTATAAAGGCGACTTTGCCCTGGCGCAGGAGCATTTGGACATCTTGAAAGAGGCCACCACAAGGGAAATTGCCAATGACGCCATGGACCTAAGCATCAGGATAAAGGAAAACACGGCCTTTGACAGTACCGGCACCGCATTAAAGGAATTTGCGGCCATTGAGTTGTTGCTCCATCAAAACAAAGTGGACAGCGCATTGTTGAGGATAGCGGGCCTGAAAAAAGGGATTATGCCTTCGCGTGCGGCAGACAGCACCATGGCAACATTTTCAAACGCCACCATTTTGGATGATGTGTATTGGCTGGAGGCCCAAATACGGTTGAAGCGCGGGGAGTTTGACCAGTCCTATGCTTTGTTGCAAAAAATATTGGATGAGTATGGCGAGGACATCCTGGCCGATGACGCCTTTTTCATGCAAGGCGACATCCTGGAGCATTATAAACACGATAAGGAGGCCGCCATGAAAGTTTACCTGGAATTTTTGAACCGGTTTCCGGGAAGCGTGTATGCCGCGGAGGCGCGAAAGCGCTACAGGCAGTTGCGCGGTGATTTTGACCACCAGCCTTTTCAATAA
- a CDS encoding ribonuclease E inhibitor RraB, whose product MMEEGSTSEKAKASQVYKMARKFGIEFQPQQQFEFFFYAAQEDNASNLAIDLHQMNYAVEPVRRSSGNGKWLINGWTHRMNSDEGSVGAWSGQMGKLAARHNCEFDGWGSFVNKMDKKFLL is encoded by the coding sequence ATGATGGAGGAGGGATCAACTAGCGAAAAGGCCAAGGCTTCACAAGTTTATAAAATGGCGAGAAAATTTGGGATTGAATTTCAACCCCAACAGCAATTTGAATTCTTCTTTTACGCGGCCCAAGAGGACAACGCATCCAACCTGGCCATTGATTTGCACCAAATGAATTATGCCGTTGAACCGGTGAGAAGGTCGTCCGGCAATGGAAAATGGTTGATCAACGGCTGGACACACAGGATGAATTCGGATGAAGGGTCGGTAGGTGCCTGGTCAGGGCAAATGGGGAAGCTGGCCGCACGGCACAATTGTGAATTTGATGGCTGGGGCTCTTTTGTTAACAAAATGGACAAAAAATTTTTATTATGA
- a CDS encoding acyl-CoA thioesterase, giving the protein MNFHTRKWVKPEDLNPNLTLFGGRLLQWIDEEAVIYAILQLENKHVVTKYVSEINFISAPRQGDIIEIGIVATAFGRTSITLRCEVRNKMTRQPILSIDKLIFVNLDEGGKPVPHGKTKVTYVKDRLPN; this is encoded by the coding sequence ATGAATTTCCATACTCGCAAATGGGTAAAGCCAGAAGATTTGAACCCCAACCTCACCTTGTTTGGGGGCAGGCTGTTGCAGTGGATAGACGAGGAGGCGGTGATCTACGCCATCCTGCAATTGGAAAACAAGCATGTGGTGACAAAATATGTTTCCGAAATCAATTTTATCTCAGCGCCCAGGCAGGGCGATATTATTGAAATAGGGATTGTGGCCACCGCTTTTGGCCGCACCTCCATTACGCTCAGGTGCGAAGTCAGGAACAAGATGACCCGCCAGCCAATCCTTTCCATAGACAAATTGATCTTTGTGAACCTGGATGAAGGGGGAAAGCCGGTGCCCCACGGCAAAACAAAGGTTACCTATGTGAAGGACAGGCTCCCGAATTAG